From Priestia filamentosa, a single genomic window includes:
- a CDS encoding YqaI family protein: MEHPEITQINRTGYPNMVEQSEHAGVDYFGTELLAGDDIVEDPATGEVVLKEDLEKYLKEVYEFKFSEAE; the protein is encoded by the coding sequence ATGGAGCATCCTGAAATCACTCAAATCAATAGGACAGGCTATCCAAACATGGTAGAACAATCAGAACATGCAGGTGTTGATTACTTCGGAACAGAGCTTTTAGCTGGTGATGACATTGTAGAAGATCCAGCGACTGGTGAAGTGGTATTAAAAGAAGACTTGGAGAAGTATCTCAAAGAAGTTTATGAATTTAAGTTTTCGGAGGCAGAATAA
- a CDS encoding YqaJ viral recombinase family protein, with the protein MESTVLVSTQDMSREEWLEQRKKGIGGSDAAAIAGLSKWKSPVAVYLEKIGEAPDEDINSEAAYFGTQLEDFVAKEFSKRTGLKVRRKNAMLQHPKHPFILANVDRLIIGERIGLECKTASEYLKGEWEEDEVPAAYLIQCQHYMAVTGYEAWWIAVLIGGNKFVYKKVDRDEELIEQLIDIEVSFWNDHVLMKEPPLFDGSDASTDLLSHMYPQGIDEEIELPDTVDSLLEEYEEARQSRAEANTKVKEIENRLKAMLGENERGVTKNHMVIWKTIQSNRFDAKSFEKDHPDLFGKYTKTSSHRRFGFK; encoded by the coding sequence ATGGAATCAACTGTTTTGGTTTCTACACAAGATATGAGCCGTGAAGAATGGCTTGAACAACGTAAAAAGGGCATTGGTGGCTCAGATGCAGCTGCCATTGCAGGGTTAAGTAAATGGAAATCACCTGTAGCGGTCTATCTTGAAAAAATCGGTGAGGCACCAGATGAAGATATTAATAGTGAGGCTGCTTATTTCGGAACACAGCTAGAGGACTTTGTAGCAAAAGAGTTTTCTAAGCGTACAGGCCTTAAGGTAAGACGCAAAAATGCAATGCTACAGCATCCAAAACATCCTTTTATCCTAGCAAACGTAGATCGCCTGATTATTGGCGAAAGAATTGGCCTGGAGTGTAAAACAGCTTCTGAATACCTCAAGGGTGAATGGGAAGAAGATGAAGTACCAGCTGCTTATCTTATTCAATGTCAACATTATATGGCGGTGACAGGATATGAAGCTTGGTGGATTGCTGTTCTTATTGGGGGAAACAAATTCGTTTATAAAAAAGTTGATCGTGATGAGGAGTTAATTGAACAACTCATAGACATTGAGGTTAGCTTCTGGAATGACCATGTACTCATGAAAGAGCCGCCTTTATTCGATGGTTCAGACGCTTCAACGGATTTGTTAAGCCATATGTATCCTCAAGGTATAGACGAGGAAATTGAGCTTCCTGATACGGTTGATAGCTTGCTAGAAGAGTATGAAGAAGCTAGACAGTCCAGGGCAGAAGCAAACACTAAAGTTAAAGAAATTGAGAATCGTTTAAAAGCCATGCTAGGGGAAAATGAGCGGGGCGTAACAAAAAATCATATGGTCATATGGAAAACCATTCAGTCCAATCGGTTCGATGCTAAGTCTTTTGAAAAAGACCATCCAGATTTGTTTGGAAAATATACAAAAACAAGTTCACACCGTCGATTCGGTTTTAAATAA